In the Lates calcarifer isolate ASB-BC8 linkage group LG24, TLL_Latcal_v3, whole genome shotgun sequence genome, one interval contains:
- the slc51a gene encoding organic solute transporter subunit alpha, translated as MNNGSNRTMDPSCMEKPPLAMDIIVKLDIFGIILYSILTFMATVSMLLFIEECIYIYRKVPANKKSVIIWVNGAAPVIATMSCLGMWIPRATMFTDMISACYFAIVVFKFLILMLEEVGGDEVFLKRAGRHKLRISTGPCCCCCPCLPHVAITRRSLFLLKLGSFQFALLKIVFTILSIVLWTNGNFDLADLSITGAVMWINPFVGILTIIALWPVAIMFMHLRTALRTIKIIPKYAMYQLVLILSQLQTAIINILALNGIIACVPPFSAAARGYMMSQQLLILEMFIITLVTRLLYRRQYDPLPEEEHDDNENTKMVVIPESA; from the exons ATGAATAATGGATCCAACCGAACCATGGACCCGAGCTGCATGGAGAAACCTCCTCTCGCCATGGACATCATCGTCA AGTTGGACATCTTTGGCATCATCCTGTACTCCATCCTCACCTTCATGGCAACAGTGTCTATGCTTCTCTTCATAGAGGAATGTATTTACATCTATAGGAAAGTTCCAGCCAATAAGAAGAGTGTAATCATCTGGGTGAATGGGGCAGCACCG GTGATCGCCACCATGTCGTGTCTCGGGATGTGGATTCCCAGAGCCACCATGTTTACTGATATGATCTCTGCCTG CTACTTTGCCATTGTGGTGTTCAAGTTCCTGATCTTGATgctggaggaggtgggtggTGATGAGGTTTTCCTAAAGCGAGCAGGGAGACATAAACTGAGGATCAGCACAGGgccgtgctgctgctgctgcccctgCCTGCCACATGTGGCTATCACACG GcgctctctcttcctgctcaaACTTGGCTCCTTCCAGTTTGCTCTCCTGAAGATTGTCTTCACCATCCTCTCCATTGTCCTCTGGACCAATGGCAACTTTGACCTGGCTGAT TTGAGCATTACTGGAGCTGTTATGTGGATTAACCCATTCGTGGGCATCTTGACAATCATAGCCCTGTGGCCCGTGGCAATCATGTTCATGCACCTGAGGACTGCCCTGCGGACAATCAAGATCATCCCCAAGTACGCCATGTACCAG ctGGTGCTGATCCTGAGCCAACTACAGACAGCCATCATCAACATCTTGGCTTTGAACGGAATCATCGCCTGCGTACCACCGTTCTCTGCCGCAGCCAGAGGATACA TGATGAGTCAGCAGCTGTTGATCCTGGAGATGTTCATCATCACTCTGGTAACACGGCTGCTGTACAGACGACAGTACGACCCCTTACCTGAAGAAGAACACGACGACAATGAGAACACCAAGATGGTTGTAATCCCAGAGTCAGCAtga